The Aptenodytes patagonicus chromosome 28, bAptPat1.pri.cur, whole genome shotgun sequence genome includes a window with the following:
- the LOC143171594 gene encoding olfactory receptor 14C36-like → MSNGSSTTEFLLLAFTDTQELQLLTFWLFLGIHLAALRGNGIIITAVVYDHRLHTSMYFCLLTLSRRDLGSISTTLPKAMAYSLWDTRAISYPGCAAQLFLLVFFISADCSLLTAMAYDCYVAICKPLHYGTLLGSRACVHVAAAVWGSGFLYAVLHTANTFSLPLCQGNALDQFFCEIPQILRLSCSESDYLREVGLLVLSACLAFGCFVFIVLSYVQIFRAVLRIPSELGQHKAFSTCPPHLAVVSLFFSTAVSAYLKPPSIAAPSLDLVVSFLYSVVPPAVNPLIYSMRNQELKDALWKLAQWALFHSQYPASPSLHISQNLS, encoded by the coding sequence atgtccaacggcagctccaccaccgagttcctcctcctggcattcacagacacacaggagctgcagctcttgaccttctggctcttcctgggcatccacCTGGCTGCCCTCCGGGGCAATGGCATCATCATCACCGCTGTAGTCTATGACCACCGACTCCATACCTCCATGTACTTCTGCCTCCTTACCCTCTCCCGCcgcgacctgggctccatctccaccactctccccaaagccatggcctaTTCTCtgtgggacaccagggccatctcctacccaggatgtgctgcccagctctttctgttagTCTTCTTTATCTCAGCAGACTGTTCTCTCCTCACTGCCATGGCCTATGActgctacgttgccatctgcaaacccctgcactacgggaccctgctgggcagcagagcttgtgtccacgtggcagcagctgtctggggcagtgggtttttGTATGCCGTGCTTCacactgccaatacattttcactaccactctgtcaaggcaatgccctggaccagttcttctgtgaaatcccccagatcctcaggctctcctgctcagagtcagactacctcagggaggttgggcttcttgtgcttagtgcctgtttagcatttgggtgttttgttttcattgtgctgtcctacgtgcagatcttcagggccgtgctgaggatcccctccgagctgggacagcataaagccttttccacgtgcccccctcacctggctgtcgtctccctgtttttcagcactgcagtgtctgcctacctgaagcccccctccattgctgccccatccctggacctggtggtgtcatttctgtactcggtggtgcctccagcagtgaacccgctcatctacagcatgaggaatcaggagctcaaggatgccctatggaaactggcacaatggGCACTGTTTCACTCGcaataccctgcctccccttctctgcacatttcccagaatttatcttag